The Corynebacterium minutissimum genome includes the window TGTGCAGGAAGTATGCACCGGATTCGGCCTCTGGGCGCTCCGTGCACTGCCCCGGCTCAGAGCGCTTGCGGGACCAGTCGGCTTGGAAGAAACGAGTCTCGCCAGACTTGAAGGTTTGCTTACCGGTCTCCACGGAGGCATAGCAATCGGTATCAGACCAGACGCGCTCGTTGGAGCCCATCTTGTAGACCTCAAAGCGCAGCTGCTGCTCGTCAAGGTCGATGGAGCAATCCTTCGTGGTGGGGTTGAAGACTTCCATGTAGAAGGTTGGCATCTTGCCACCCGGAACACTGTCCTCCTTGGTCTTGGCCATGACATTGAGGTCATCCAAGGAGCACTCCGTTTTCGAGGGATCCACGACCAGCTCGGTGTTCTGGGAATCTTCGCTCTTCTCAGCATCATCCGAGCCTTCTTCCGAAGGCTGCTCCTCCTCGGATTCGGATGCTGGGACCGCAGACTCAGCCTCCTCGGACTGCGAGGTGGTCGGCTGCTCGGAGGGCTGAACCAAGCTGCTGGACGCTGCCGCCGGCTGCGACTCCTTATCCTCCGAAGACCCACCGAAAAGCGCAGTGGCCGCCCAGATAAGGATGACCACGAGCACCAGAATCGCCACGAGCGCGGCAATGCGGCGGCGAACATAAATCTCGCGCGGCAGCGGCTTCGAGGTACGGGTTGGCTCAGTCACAGCCTTTAGTTTAAGGGGACTGAGCGCTTACCCGGGCCAGCGTTAGGCCGCGTGTCTTGTTCTTTCCCCACCACCCCCATCACGCAGCCTTATTGTCGCGCTACTGCACGCCGTGGAGGACTACGGTCTCCACGCTGGAGTCCTCAAGGAGGTAGCGCAGGCCGACGATACCGAGCGTTCCAGCGTCGAGAAGCTCGCGCGCCGCCGGGACGTCTGAGATGATCTGCGATACCGTCTGCGCGGTGTTCTCACGCTCAAAGTCAGCGCGGTCCTCGCGGCCATCGCGCCGAGCCACCATGGACGCTACCGCGACCTGCTCAATGATGGGGCGCTGCAGCCCCGTCGGCAGCTCGCCGCCATCCAGGAAATCGGAAGCCGCGCTCACCGCACCACAGGACTGATGCCCCATCACGACGAGCAGGTTGGCGTTGAGGTTCTCCAGGGCATAGTCCAGCGACGCCATCACCGCACTATCCAGGATGTGCCCCGCTGTACGGATGACGAAGGCATCACCGAAACCAATGTTGAATACGTGCTCAATCGGTGCGCGGGAATCCGAGCAGGCCAGCACAATAACGCGCGGGTCTTGGCCCTGGGTCAACCCGGCGCGCAGCTTGGCATCCTGATTAACGGCGATGAGGTTTCCGCTCACGAGGCGACGGTTACCTTCCTGGAGGGCTTCCCAGACTTCCTGTGGACGGTGCGGCACATGTACTAGAGGCATGATTCACACTCTAGTCCCACCACCCCTACACTGAGGTGTTTATGGATACCCAAGCTGTCATGGAGTGGTTCGACGCTAACGAGCGCCCCCTGCCCTGGCGTGTACCGGAGACCTCGGCCTGGGGTGTACTGCTCAGCGAAGTCATGAGCCAGCAGACTCCCGTTGCGCGCGTAGCCCCGCAGTGGAAAGAGTGGATGCAACGCTGGCCCACGCCCCAGGATCTCGCGGCGGCGTCCAAAGCCGATGTGCTGCGTGCTTGGGGCAAGCTAGGCTATCCGCGGCGCGCGTTACGGCTGTGGGAATGCGCGAAGGAGATTGGGGAGGGTGACGTTCCGGGGGACGTCGACAAGCTCTTGGCCCTGCCCGGTATCGGTGAGTACACCGCACGGGCGGTCGCGGCGTTTCATTTTGGGCGCAACGTGCCGGTGGTAGACACCAACGTGCGCCGCGTCTATGCCCGTGCTGAGGAAGGCCGGTTCCTGGCGCCGACACCCTCGAAGCGCGAGTTGGCACAGGTGGAGGAGCTTCTTCCGGAGGAGAATGGGCCGCGTTTTTCGGCGGCGCTCATGGAGCTGGGAGCGCTCGTGTGCACGGCGAAGAATCCGGACTGCATGGCCTGCCCCATTAAAACCACGTGTGCCTGGCAGCTAGCCGGATGCCCCGAGCCGAGTGAGGAAGAGGCTGCGCGGGCGAAGAAGCGCGTACAGAAGTTTACCGGCACGGACCGCCAAGTACGTGGGCTGCTTCTCGACGTCCTCCGCACCTCACCCCACCCCGTTCCCCAGTCCGAGTTGGACGCCGTCTGGGAGGACGCTCCGCAGCGCGCCCGCGCACTCGCTTCGCTGCTCGACGATGGTCTTATGGAGCAGAACGAGGAGGGGCTGTTCCATCTGCCTCAGTAGGGCGATGGGAGAAGTCGATGAGCCGACCCATGGTCCAGTTGCGGTCAGTAAGCATGCGGGCGCAGACAAGACCGCAGCCAATCGCCACGACGGCCATTGAGGCGATGGCGAGGTTGTTCAAGGCTTGGTCCATGTTGCCCACGTTGAGGTGGTAGACAGTGCGGAACATGGCGGTGCCCGGGATCATGATGACAGACGCCGGCACCGTCGTAGTGATACGCGGCAGGTGTGCACGCTTGGACGCCACCGCACCCAACAGACCCACGATGAGGCCGCCAATGAAAGCGCCCACGTAGTTGGTCGCTCCCCAGCTGATGAGGAACAGGCGCACGATGTTGGCCACCGTCCCCACCGACGCCGCCACCAGTACCATCCGCCGAGAGGAGTTGAACAAGAAGGCAAAACCAGAAATGCCGAGGAAACTTGCCACGGCTGCTGCGATATACCATTGGGCATCGGGGCTCGGGATGCCTGGTTCAGGTGTCAGTTCCGTGGTCCAGCTCACCAGCGCCACGGTAAAAGTGGCCGCGGTAATGATGGTCAGCGCATACGCCAAGCGGGTCAGGCCCGCGCCGAAGTCGAAGCGTGCGAGGTCAATAAGCGCCGAGAACAGCGGGAATCCTGGGATAAGGAACAGCACCGCCGCAACATAACCGGAGGAAAAATCGGCGGGGTTCGCGATGCCTGTGGCGGCAACCGCCTTGGTGGTGATGAAATACACCAGGCTCGCTACTGTTCCGCCCGCCACGATGCAGCCGAGCTGGTGCACGTGTTTGTGATGCAGTGAGGCGCGGGTCAACTGACCGCAGAAAGCCGCCAGCGCAACGAGGACGACCGCATAGACGGTGAAGTAATTGAGCACAGCAAAAGATGCACAGGCAACGGCTGCCGCGCAGGCCAAGAGCCAGCGGTTCCACCGTTTAATCACCGTGGACTCGATGACATCGAGCATGGCGCTGAGATCCTCAGCGGTAATTCCTGAAAACAGGCGGTTGTGGGTGAGGTCCTCAAGAGCCTCGATGCGAGAGGCATCGACGGCCGGTGAATGCTGCTGGGCCAC containing:
- a CDS encoding threonine/serine ThrE exporter family protein, with protein sequence MNSHPSTDYVRMGYEADVVLRLGMMLMGAGTSGYRVLRGMKRAARALGFDRLDADVGVTQITCTFHRGRDFRTVVAQQHSPAVDASRIEALEDLTHNRLFSGITAEDLSAMLDVIESTVIKRWNRWLLACAAAVACASFAVLNYFTVYAVVLVALAAFCGQLTRASLHHKHVHQLGCIVAGGTVASLVYFITTKAVAATGIANPADFSSGYVAAVLFLIPGFPLFSALIDLARFDFGAGLTRLAYALTIITAATFTVALVSWTTELTPEPGIPSPDAQWYIAAAVASFLGISGFAFLFNSSRRMVLVAASVGTVANIVRLFLISWGATNYVGAFIGGLIVGLLGAVASKRAHLPRITTTVPASVIMIPGTAMFRTVYHLNVGNMDQALNNLAIASMAVVAIGCGLVCARMLTDRNWTMGRLIDFSHRPTEADGTAPPRSAP
- a CDS encoding carbonic anhydrase; translated protein: MPLVHVPHRPQEVWEALQEGNRRLVSGNLIAVNQDAKLRAGLTQGQDPRVIVLACSDSRAPIEHVFNIGFGDAFVIRTAGHILDSAVMASLDYALENLNANLLVVMGHQSCGAVSAASDFLDGGELPTGLQRPIIEQVAVASMVARRDGREDRADFERENTAQTVSQIISDVPAARELLDAGTLGIVGLRYLLEDSSVETVVLHGVQ
- a CDS encoding A/G-specific adenine glycosylase — its product is MDTQAVMEWFDANERPLPWRVPETSAWGVLLSEVMSQQTPVARVAPQWKEWMQRWPTPQDLAAASKADVLRAWGKLGYPRRALRLWECAKEIGEGDVPGDVDKLLALPGIGEYTARAVAAFHFGRNVPVVDTNVRRVYARAEEGRFLAPTPSKRELAQVEELLPEENGPRFSAALMELGALVCTAKNPDCMACPIKTTCAWQLAGCPEPSEEEAARAKKRVQKFTGTDRQVRGLLLDVLRTSPHPVPQSELDAVWEDAPQRARALASLLDDGLMEQNEEGLFHLPQ